ACACCTACTTCGTCGTGGCGCACTTCCACTACGTGCTGATCGGCGGGAGCATCTTCGCCATCCTGAGCGGGATCCACCACTGGTTCCCGAAGGTCTTCGGCCGCATGCTGGACGAGCGGCTGGGCCGCTGGAGTTTCGCGCTCATCTTCACCGGTTTCCACACGTTCGCCTTCCCCTTCCACATCCTCGGCCTGCTGGGCATGCCCCGGCGCATCTACACCTACGCCCCGGGCCTGGGCTGGGAGAACTGGAACCTCCTCTCCACGGTCGGCGTGTTCATCCTCGCGGCCGGCGTCCTGGTGCTCATCGCCAACTTCATCGTGACGATGCGCAAGCCCATGGACGCCCCCGCCGACCCGTGGGACGGCCGCACGCTGGAGTGGACGCTCCCCTCCCCGCCGCCCGCCTACAACTTCGCGCGGGTGCCCGTGGTGCATCTGCGGGACGCCTTCTGGTTCCACAAGCACCCCGAGGGGAACGAGCGGGCCCTGGAGTACGAGTCGCCGCAGCCGGCCCCCATCCACCTGCCCGGCCCCTCCCTGATGCCGATCCTGCTCGCGCTCGGACCCACCGTGGCGGCGGTCGGCATGCTGTTCCTGCGGATGCGCGAGGCCTACGCCGTACCGGTGATCGTGGCGGGCTTCGTGATCACGTTGCTGGCGCTGTGGGGCTGGGCCTTCGAGGGCGAGGGCGGCACCCTGGTCGAACCGGAGGGAGCCGACTGAGATGGACCGCACCGCAACCCTGACCGAACCGGGGGAGGGGAACTGACATGGCGCACCACGAGCATGCCCACCGGGCACATCCCGCCTGGGCCCATGACGCCCATGCGCACCAGACCAACACCGGCATCGACAACCGGAAGCTGGGTTTCTGGCTGTTCATCGCCTCCGAGTCGATCTTCTTCGCCTGCCTGCTGGTGGGCTACCTGGTCTTCCGGGGCGGCTACCAGCCCGGCGTGGGGCCCCGGGACCTGTTCAACATCGAGCTCACGACGGTTTCCACCTTCGTCCTGCTCATGTCGTCGCTGGCCATGGTGCTTGCCGTGAACGCTGCGCAGCGGAACGAGGGCAGGGCGGCCAGGCGCTGGGTGCTGGTGACGGCCCTGATGGGCCTCACCTTCCTGGGCTTCCAGGCCTACGAGTTCACCCACTTCTACCACGCGGGACTCAGCCTCTCGTCCAGCGTGTTCGGCACCGCATTTTACACGCTGACGGGCTTTCACGGCGCCCACGTGGCGGTCGGCGTGATCTGGCTGCTCACGTTGCTCTACCACGGCCGCGGCAAGGGACTCACGGTGGACAAGGCGGATGACGTCGAG
The nucleotide sequence above comes from Symbiobacterium thermophilum IAM 14863. Encoded proteins:
- a CDS encoding cytochrome (ubi)quinol oxidase subunit III; translated protein: MAHHEHAHRAHPAWAHDAHAHQTNTGIDNRKLGFWLFIASESIFFACLLVGYLVFRGGYQPGVGPRDLFNIELTTVSTFVLLMSSLAMVLAVNAAQRNEGRAARRWVLVTALMGLTFLGFQAYEFTHFYHAGLSLSSSVFGTAFYTLTGFHGAHVAVGVIWLLTLLYHGRGKGLTVDKADDVEVAGLYWHFVDIVWIVLFTVVYLLEFVQ